The Streptomyces sp. NBC_00236 DNA window CGGACGCCGACGCAGCCCGCCGGCCCGCCGCCGAGCCGGCCCTCTGCCGTACCCGTACGGTGGACCGTCCCCGACCCGGGAACGCTTTCCGGTCCGCCGGCGGCACTCCTCCAGCGTGAGGCGGCGCCCGCACAGCGGGAGACGGCCGGCCCCTCACCCGTACAGCGGCAGGCGGTTGGGGCGCCGCCCGTACAACGGCGGACGGGAGGGGCGCCGCCCCTACCCGCATCGGCGGCCGGCCGTACCGGCGGCCGGCCCGCCGATTTCCCGACCGCCGGCTCCGCCGCCGTCGCGGCCGGGGTGGCCCAGCGCATGGCCGACGGGAGCGTCGTCTTCGGGGCCGCGCCCCAGCACGGCACCTCACGGCCGGTCCTCCAGCGGGACGCCGAGATCGCCGAGGAGCCACCACCGCTGCCGGAACCCGAGCCGCCTCCCGTACCGGAACCGGAGCCGGGACCCGAGGCGCCGGCCGGTCCCGAGGTCGTGCCCGCAGGCGCGGACGCGGATGCCCGTGCGGGAGCGGCGGCAGGGCCGCCCGTGACGGACGAGCTGGTCCGTGCGCTCTACGGGCCGCTCAGCCGGCTCCTGAAGGCCGACCTCCGGCTCGAACGCGAACGCGCCGGGTTCCACATCAACACCCGCCACTGACGATCAGCGCCCTTCACCCGAGTCACCGGAGTCACCCGAGCCACTGAGCCACCGATCGAGAGGCACGTGCCATGGCCACCTCCCCGGACGACGACCCCGCCGTCAGCGTCTGCTTCGTCGTGACGATCGACGACATCGAACTCGGGTCGTTCAACACCTGCGACGGGCTGGGCTGCGAAGTGGTCCTGGAGACCCGGGAGGAGGGCGGCAACAACGGGCATCTGTGGCAGTTGCCGACCCGGCTGAAGTACTCCAACGTCAAGCTGTCCCGCCCTCTGACCCGGGAGACGGAGAAGGTGGCGCGCTGGTTCGCCACGATGACGACCGGCTTCAGCCGCAAGACCGCGCACATCGAGGCGCGGACAGGCGACGGGCGGAAAGTGGCCCAGTGGGGGCTGCTGGAGGTCGTGCCCGTCCGGTGGACCGGTCCCTCCTTCACGCCCGAGTCGCCCAAGGTCGCGATGGAGACGATCGAGATCGCCCACCACGGCTACGTGATGGAGGGCTGAGCGGCATGAGCGGCATGAGCGGCGCGGGACCCATCGCCTTCAGTGCCGCCGGTACGTCCGGGGTGGCGTCCGCGGCGAAGGGCGGCTCGGCCAGGCCCAAGCTGGAGCACGCCTACCTGGAGCTGCGGACACCGCCCACCGGCGGCGGGCTCACACCCGGTGGTCCGTGCGGACGGATCGACTTCCAGTTCAACCCCAAGGAGCTGAGCCTGACCAAGGCCGCATCCTGGAAGCGCACCCCGGCCAAGGGCGCGAAGAGTTCGGGCCCGCCGGAGTACCAGGGTTCGCAGCCCAGCAAGCTCACCGTCGAGATGTTCTTCGACGCCAGCGACACCCAGGACACCCGGGTGGTGACCTCCGTGGAGCAGCTCTTCGCCTGTTGTGTGCCGACGAGCGAGACCCGGCAGCAGCAGCGGTCGTCACCGCCCTGGGTGGTGTTCCACTGGGGCGGGCTCACGGGGTTCCCCGGCTACGTCAGCCAAGTCGCCGCAAAATACACCCTGTTCACGACATCGGGGGTGCCGATCAGGGCCGTCTGCCAGGTCACGATGGAGGAGATCAGCGGGGAGACGCCCGGCCAGAACCCGACCTCCGGCGCGCTGGCCGCCCGGCGCGTGCACCGGGTGGCGGCCGGGGACTCGCTGCCCTCGCTGGCGCACCGGGAGTACGGCGACGCCGGTGCGTGGCGGGTCATCGCGGAGGCGAACCGTATCGACGACCCGTTGCGGCTCGCACCGGGAACACAACTGCTGCTGCCCGCCCTCGACGAGCTGAGCAGACTCGGCAGTGACCCGGACCGGGGGCGGGGCCGATGACCGGGCAGGGCGTCGCCAGCGCGCTGGTGGTGGAGTTCGACGGCACCCCGCTCCCCGCGAAGTTCGTGAACACCCTCGTCGAGGGGTACGTGGACGACAGCCGTACGCTTCCCGACCTGTTCCTGCTGAGGTTCCGGGACCCCGACCGGGTCCTGCTGCAACAGACCGGACTGAAGATCGGCACCGAGGCCCGGCTGCTGGCCCGGGCAGGCGGTGACACGGCACCGAAGCCGCTGCTCGAAGGTGTGGTCACGGCCCTGGAGGTGGAACTCGACGAGACCGGCACGTTCACCGTCGTACGGGGCCTGGACGAGTCGCACCGGCTGCTGCGGGGGCGGCGGGTCGCCAGCTACCAGAACATGACGCTCGCCGACATCTGCGGCCAGGTCGCCCAGCGCGCCGGACTGAAGCCGGGAACGGTGGACGTCGTCGGACCCGTGATCGAGCACCTGGCCCAGCCCAACGTCACCGACTGGGAGTTCGTGCGCGGGCTCGCCGAGGAGGCCGGTGCGCAGGCGTACGTACGCGACGGGCAGCTGCACGTCACCCGCCCCGCCGAGGCGAGCGGGGCGCCGGACGGGTCCGCGCGCGCCGACCGCAATCCGCTCGTCCTCGAACTGGGCGACAACCTGCTGCGCTGCCGCGCCGGGGTCTCGGCCGCCGAGCAGGTGTCCGAGGTGGAGGTGCGCGGCTGGGACGTCGCGGCGAAGGAGCCGGTGATCGGCAGGGCCCCGGCCGGCACGTCGTCGACGCTGGAACTCGGGGTGACGGCAGCCGAGGTGTCCGCGCCCTTCGGCGAGGCACGGTTCGTCGTCACCGACGCGGCGTACGGGGAGCAGGCGCAGGTGGACCGTGCGGCGAAGGCGCTGGCGGAGCGGATCGCCGGGTCGTTCGCGGAGCTGGAGGCGGCGATCCGGGGCAATCCGGAGGTCAGGGCGGGCAGCGCGGTGGCGCTGAACGCGGTGGGCGCGCCGTTCGAGGGCCGGTACACCGTCACGTCGTCGCGTCACGTCTTCGACGCCGTACGCGGATACGAGACCTGGATCACCGTGTCCGGGCAGCAGGAACGCTCGCTGTTCGGACTCACCGGAGGCAACGGGCCGGCGGGCCTGCCCGGACGATGTACCGGGCTGGTCAGCGGAACGGTGACGGACACCCAGGATCCCGAAGGGTCGGGCCGGGTGAAGGTGC harbors:
- a CDS encoding phage tail protein; the encoded protein is MATSPDDDPAVSVCFVVTIDDIELGSFNTCDGLGCEVVLETREEGGNNGHLWQLPTRLKYSNVKLSRPLTRETEKVARWFATMTTGFSRKTAHIEARTGDGRKVAQWGLLEVVPVRWTGPSFTPESPKVAMETIEIAHHGYVMEG
- a CDS encoding CIS tube protein; the protein is MSGAGPIAFSAAGTSGVASAAKGGSARPKLEHAYLELRTPPTGGGLTPGGPCGRIDFQFNPKELSLTKAASWKRTPAKGAKSSGPPEYQGSQPSKLTVEMFFDASDTQDTRVVTSVEQLFACCVPTSETRQQQRSSPPWVVFHWGGLTGFPGYVSQVAAKYTLFTTSGVPIRAVCQVTMEEISGETPGQNPTSGALAARRVHRVAAGDSLPSLAHREYGDAGAWRVIAEANRIDDPLRLAPGTQLLLPALDELSRLGSDPDRGRGR
- a CDS encoding VgrG-related protein — protein: MTGQGVASALVVEFDGTPLPAKFVNTLVEGYVDDSRTLPDLFLLRFRDPDRVLLQQTGLKIGTEARLLARAGGDTAPKPLLEGVVTALEVELDETGTFTVVRGLDESHRLLRGRRVASYQNMTLADICGQVAQRAGLKPGTVDVVGPVIEHLAQPNVTDWEFVRGLAEEAGAQAYVRDGQLHVTRPAEASGAPDGSARADRNPLVLELGDNLLRCRAGVSAAEQVSEVEVRGWDVAAKEPVIGRAPAGTSSTLELGVTAAEVSAPFGEARFVVTDAAYGEQAQVDRAAKALAERIAGSFAELEAAIRGNPEVRAGSAVALNAVGAPFEGRYTVTSSRHVFDAVRGYETWITVSGQQERSLFGLTGGNGPAGLPGRCTGLVSGTVTDTQDPEGSGRVKVRFPWLSDEYASDWARTAQSGGTGGGEAFIPEVGDEVLVGFEHGHLDRPYVLAGLYNGKDRPGGGPPGTAGSPAEGGDLVDPTTGAVNRRAFASKSGNQLELLDAANGPQGVRLRTGDGKLTIDLDRRGTAVVINSDGSVTIEAKERVSVKAADGVALDAGRGALELTGDSVTVTSRNGVALDGGNGKVALSTGGAVEVRGGQVTVNGTQRTDVRSGGSVAVDAPMITLN